In Apis mellifera strain DH4 linkage group LG1, Amel_HAv3.1, whole genome shotgun sequence, the sequence caatttttattgaagatatatatataaaattatttttatttccacttTTGTTAAACTACTGTAACAAAACATGTTTATTACATagttaaagtatatataaagatagttAAAGTTATATagttaaagtatatataaacatattatgaattttaaaaatatcttaaaaataatacatatataaaaattttatttaaattaataaatatgtacaaacatattaaaaaaaagaaatattttattaggacGGATTAGTAgttttattagtaataaaaaatatacctattatacatatatatttaatttatacatatttaaagcTCAATTATATGAGCAAACActgtaattaatatcaaattttgaaatttgataaattgataatatttacaatcatATGAGCATTTGTGTATCATTCATAAAATCTTAtagttatgaaaaatatcttacatTGGATATGCAATAGAcatttgtagaaaataaattatatagaagtAGAAATTTATACCATATTAAGAATtagtaaagaaaaatgtaaataaaaaaagcatgtatcctataaatatatttactattatatatttattactatatattttatatatggaatttttcaatcaattggaaattgatgaattttttatattttcacatatcttagttttagttttatatattgttaactaAAATCCTATCTAgttaaactataaataaaagttataaaaaaggtaccaattaaaattcaaagtttaaaatcaaaagtcacaaaaattcaaaatatgtgTTCAATAAGTCCAGAATATAAGTTCTACAAAGTGCAGAAtacaaaatctaaatatttttaataataaaagaatttaaattcgtaaaaataattgattaacataaaaattgggTAATCAAATCATAGAAATTTGTTAaacataacaattaattttcaaaatatatcctCTAAACTTATGATGTTTGATGctctaaatttatcataaacacAAACTTCTATCCTAAAAGTTAAACAGTCATTTTGCAAGAAATCAAGTAAATCTCGTATTCGTACGAATTCTGTATAACCAAAACTACGCTTATTCAATTCACATATTGGTTTTCTAAAAGCTTCAAGATCAGGTCTTGATGATGTTATTTCGCGTATATCTCTTTCACTATTAAGAGGATGAACCAAAACAAAATACATTGTCCCATTAAATGGCCAATCAAGACCATCATCATTTTCTGATTTCATTATATGTAGAAGTAATGATAGAAATTCAGGATCTTTAGAAGATACATTAATTCTAGCACAAATTTTGTAACCATTAGGACTTGTATAAAAGCCAGGactataaaacatttttaatgaatcatTCATCATACTTTCAAGTTTTTCATGAAAAGAATGTAATCTCCAAATATAAACACCATTACAACTACGTAAAAACATTTCTTCCTGATTAAATCTTAAAGAAGTTTGTAAAGTTGTAAGTTGAGTTTTTTGATTAGAAACTGTTATAGATAATTCTCTATTTTGTTGTTCCAATACCACTATTCTTTCATatagatttctaaaaaaaactttatatcagtataagaaaatatttaataagtcttatacaaattttttatgtattttttatgacataataaaatatactttaataattgttgCCATTCTAACGATGGTTCACTTTTTTCCATACAAGATGTACTTTTTGGAGGAGGATCCCATAATTTAGATTCTGCAGCTattgcattaatattattttgtgaaaCAGATATTTGTggtaatattttcagaatcatctatgaaataaataaaaattaaattattatattatcattaaatatgattctgtataataaaaataaactaacagttaaatgaatatttatatttttttctaaatgtgTATGCAAATCTTTTTCAGTGGGAAAAGTTTCCATGCAACCAACTTTCTTAAAGGGACAATATACATTTTGTGAATCTGGAAGAGTTCTTTTATATGTACATTCATTTATATGTGTTTCCATATCTACTGGGGATACTTTAATCTCACAGCCAAATTGTTGGTAAGGACAAGGTGTACGTTGTTGTGATATCTCTCTGCTTGTATACAAATCTCTAAATAAATCACTTTCAGATTTTAAAGGTTTGCTATCAACTGGACAACAAGCAccttcttttctaaaataaaaattaaatttatatatatatatgtatataatttttaatatatataaatttaatatatatatacacatatataatatgcatataataataatatatataataatatataaataataatatataataataaatatatatacatatatttatacatacattttttaaattaataacataaaatataacttactGAAGCCAAGTGTATATACATTGCGAACAAAACTTATGACCACAAGATGTTAAAACTGGATCACGTAGCCAAGTTAAGCAAATAGGACATTCAAATCTAGGCTCAAGAGATTCTTTTATACCATCATCATActgcatataataattaaattatcagtgaaaaata encodes:
- the LOC551819 gene encoding TNF receptor-associated factor 6 — encoded protein: MATSDSLKNHVKVAEENIVYDDGIKESLEPRFECPICLTWLRDPVLTSCGHKFCSQCIYTWLQKEGACCPVDSKPLKSESDLFRDLYTSREISQQRTPCPYQQFGCEIKVSPVDMETHINECTYKRTLPDSQNVYCPFKKVGCMETFPTEKDLHTHLEKNINIHLTMILKILPQISVSQNNINAIAAESKLWDPPPKSTSCMEKSEPSLEWQQLLKNLYERIVVLEQQNRELSITVSNQKTQLTTLQTSLRFNQEEMFLRSCNGVYIWRLHSFHEKLESMMNDSLKMFYSPGFYTSPNGYKICARINVSSKDPEFLSLLLHIMKSENDDGLDWPFNGTMYFVLVHPLNSERDIREITSSRPDLEAFRKPICELNKRSFGYTEFVRIRDLLDFLQNDCLTFRIEVCVYDKFRASNIISLEDIF